In Ostrinia nubilalis chromosome 12, ilOstNubi1.1, whole genome shotgun sequence, one DNA window encodes the following:
- the LOC135076974 gene encoding piggyBac transposable element-derived protein 3-like, with protein sequence MYWDRKFKFPLICAAMTRDRFVLLRNRIKFVVDADVSVEERSADKLWKVRPLINAIKQGCRALPKQQCLCVDEIIVPFTEQCSIKQYCPGKPNPVGLKMFVLADPQGLICDFDVYQGQYTYPNYDNTHFSLREKAVLNLTEDLIPGHKLYFDRYFTSVKLIKELTKRHLMATGTIQKKRIPASAKPLIQNNRELHHEGQGACEVLTDSSDNIAITQWFDNKPVLLMSNIHAKEPTDTCKRWSKSLGIYTHVSRPDVIKAYNTNMGGVESAVKLLAVAPNRYKSRKWTDRFFGHMIDLAVTNSWVSYKADQTARGTPSKHIKKLRSFKLELANVLIDTYFETSTAPNLSSPSTPQKKRRGRIPVIPTPSLRCRRYNARHIAIFADRQNKCRVCHKKTWMSCTSCQINLCIVRDRNCFRDFHS encoded by the coding sequence ATGTATTGGGATCGGAAATTCAAATTTCCTTTGATATGTGCCGCTATGACCCGTGATCGATTCGTTTTGTTGAGAAACAGGATTAAATTTGTAGTAGATGCTGATGTTTCAGTTGAAGAACGTAGTGCTGATAAGTTGTGGAAAGTCCGTCCATTGATTAATGCAATCAAACAAGGTTGTCGCGCACTGCCAAAGCAACAATGCCTCTGTGTGGATGAGATAATCGTTCCATTTACAGAACAGTGTAGTATTAAACAATACTGCCCTGGAAAGCCTAATCCTGTTGGCTTAAAAATGTTTGTGCTAGCTGATCCTCAGGGCCTAATATGCGATTTCGACGTATATCAAGGACAGTATACTTACCCTAATTACGATAACACTCATTTCAGTTTGAGGGAGAAAGCGGTCTTAAATCTTACAGAGGATCTTATTCCTGGGCACAAACTGTATTTTGACCGTTATTTTACTAGTGTCAAATTGATAAAAGAGTTAACAAAAAGACACTTGATGGCCACTGGAACAATTCAGAAAAAACGTATTCCTGCATCAGCTAAACCTTTGATACAAAATAACCGCGAACTGCATCATGAAGGTCAAGGAGCTTGTGAAGTTTTGACTGATTCCAGCGATAATATAGCGATAACTCAATGGTTCGATAATAAACCCGTTCTTCTTATGTCCAACATTCATGCCAAGGAGCCTACAGATACCTGTAAGAGATGGTCAAAGTCTTTAGGTATTTACACACATGTCTCTAGACCTGACGTCATAAAAGCTTACAACACCAACATGGGTGGTGTTGAATCAGCTGTCAAATTACTGGCTGTCGCTCCGAACCGCTACAAAAGCCGAAAATGGACAGATAGATTCTTCGGTCATATGATAGATCTGGCAGTAACTAACTCGTGGGTTTCATATAAAGCTGATCAGACTGCTCGAGGGACTCCAAGTAAACACATCAAAAAGCTTCGAAGTTTCAAATTGGAGTTAGCTAATGTCTTAATTGATACATATTTTGAGACCTCGACTGCTCCAAATTTATCATCCCCGTCCACTCCTCAGAAGAAGCGAAGAGGCAGGATCCCTGTGATTCCAACACCATCTCTTCGATGCAGAAGGTATAATGCCAGACACATTGCCATATTTGCAGATCGACAAAATAAATGCAGGGTCTGCCACAAAAAAACTTGGATGTCATGCACGAGTTGCCAGATTAATTTGTGTATCGTGAGAGACAGAAACTGCTTTAGGGACTTCCATTCTTAG